A window of Sorex araneus isolate mSorAra2 chromosome 3, mSorAra2.pri, whole genome shotgun sequence genomic DNA:
aagctacccgtgatgtatttgatatgccaaaaacagtaacaagtctcacaatgaagacattactggtgcctgatcgagcaaatcgataaacaatgggatgacagtgcagtatGATTTTCACTTCTCTCTAGGAAACTTTTCTTTTGAACATTGCCAACTAATCTCTTTCAGATTCTTAGACTTCAGAAAGATGTCTTATCAAGAGCAGCAGAGCAAGCAGCCTTGCCAGCCTCCTCTGGCATGCCCAACACAGTGCCCTGAACCATGTCCACCTCCaaagtgccctgagccctgcccaccACCTAAATGCCATGAACCTTGTCCACCACCGAAAAGCTCTGAGCCCTGCCCACCTCAACAGTGCCAGCAGAAGTGCCCTCCTGTGCAGCCTCCTCCACTGTGCCAGCAGAAGTGCCCACCCAAGAGCAATTAACAGCTTCACAGTGTGCCTTGGGAATGGAAAGGATAAGGACAAAGGCCCGTTCCCACAGGCATACCTTCATCTTCAAAGACTGCTCTGGATACCAAGACTTCTC
This region includes:
- the LOC101553375 gene encoding small proline-rich protein 2E-like — encoded protein: MSYQEQQSKQPCQPPLACPTQCPEPCPPPKCPEPCPPPKCHEPCPPPKSSEPCPPQQCQQKCPPVQPPPLCQQKCPPKSN